In Pedobacter sp. WC2423, the following are encoded in one genomic region:
- a CDS encoding glycosyltransferase family 2 protein yields MTSKITEIDIVILSYAQTEELKQVTKNCLTSLMASEDPELIKFNIIVVESQKDLNPFQYEYGQTVYPDQPFGYNRYMNIGIAITSAPYICLCNNDLLFHPQWATEILKPFHTYWNVSSASPMCTIHHTKIGMEPNIGLLQGYRERVEVSGWCLFFKRSMLSIIGHLDENFIFRHASHDYTHLLSSLNLVHVLVTSSLVDHLDHTTLNKQKPERFNQLMWEQDIYYEKKWGYRLGRKWQVL; encoded by the coding sequence ATGACATCAAAAATTACGGAAATTGATATTGTTATTTTAAGTTATGCGCAAACAGAAGAATTAAAGCAGGTTACCAAAAACTGCCTCACTTCTTTAATGGCCTCCGAAGACCCTGAACTGATCAAATTCAACATTATCGTTGTTGAATCTCAAAAAGATTTAAACCCTTTTCAATACGAGTATGGCCAGACAGTTTATCCGGATCAGCCCTTTGGTTACAACCGCTATATGAATATTGGCATTGCAATAACCTCAGCACCCTATATCTGTTTATGTAATAATGACCTGCTTTTTCACCCGCAATGGGCAACAGAAATCCTGAAACCCTTTCATACTTATTGGAATGTTTCCAGTGCTTCTCCAATGTGTACTATTCATCATACAAAAATAGGTATGGAACCAAATATTGGATTGCTGCAAGGCTATAGAGAACGTGTAGAAGTTTCTGGCTGGTGTCTTTTTTTCAAGCGCAGTATGCTGAGTATAATAGGCCATTTGGATGAGAACTTTATATTCAGACATGCCTCCCATGATTATACACATTTACTTTCATCGTTAAATTTAGTCCATGTTCTGGTCACTTCTTCTCTGGTAGATCACCTGGATCACACTACACTAAATAAACAAAAACCAGAGCGGTTTAATCAATTGATGTGGGAACAGGATATCTACTATGAAAAAAAATGGGGTTATCGTCTGGGCAGAAAATGGCAAGTGTTATAA
- a CDS encoding class I SAM-dependent methyltransferase: MNDKLYKEFASYYADVTNDRDFKSQLEVILATYEPDKPCKSLLELFAGQSLHSIEAQKQHGIDVWAIDSSMDMKRLAIAEGFQNPKKYIVADLPDAMLSIDETKFDCITCLYNGLSNLNMEDVFMLLKNCKDKLTDNGKMFVEMHDIFLMTEYLSNQQVHYTEIENSKGELIKYAWPSGKIRWDRYTYRAEIPVQFLIQTPQRTDTIEFTHYDNMYCAEHIVFLANLVGLESMIYTEHPAWANLYPNSVILQLSIRKDLLKSAANDK, from the coding sequence ATGAACGACAAACTATATAAGGAATTTGCAAGTTATTATGCAGATGTGACCAATGACAGAGATTTCAAAAGCCAGTTAGAGGTCATACTGGCAACTTATGAACCAGATAAACCATGCAAATCTTTACTGGAACTATTCGCTGGACAATCATTACACAGCATAGAGGCGCAAAAACAGCATGGTATTGATGTTTGGGCTATAGATTCAAGTATGGATATGAAGCGCCTTGCAATTGCTGAAGGATTTCAGAACCCCAAAAAATATATCGTGGCAGATCTTCCGGACGCTATGTTAAGTATTGATGAAACGAAATTCGATTGTATTACCTGTCTGTATAATGGCTTAAGTAATCTGAATATGGAAGATGTATTTATGCTGCTTAAAAATTGTAAAGATAAATTAACCGATAACGGCAAAATGTTTGTCGAAATGCACGATATCTTTTTAATGACAGAATACCTTTCAAACCAACAGGTCCATTATACAGAAATAGAAAATTCCAAGGGTGAACTCATTAAATATGCATGGCCGAGCGGTAAAATAAGATGGGATCGTTATACCTACCGTGCAGAAATTCCGGTTCAATTCTTAATCCAAACCCCACAACGCACAGATACTATAGAATTTACTCATTATGACAACATGTATTGTGCGGAACATATCGTGTTTCTGGCAAATCTTGTGGGCTTGGAGTCTATGATCTACACAGAACATCCTGCCTGGGCAAATCTTTATCCAAATTCGGTTATTCTGCAATTATCTATTCGTAAAGACCTCCTAAAATCTGCCGCTAATGACAAATAA
- a CDS encoding transglutaminase domain-containing protein, with amino-acid sequence MRKVVAAFLMITGIAFSAFSQPATVSAELEQAYRASYQLFMDAYKQKDYVTAETELIKFRNKFIGMPASIQRNYPGVIANQYYCLSCVNALNGNKNKAILYLDSAARNGYSNYKNMLTDTDLNGLREEKRFKIILQQIREKGDYGYILQKSGAYNRKDKRVAVKFTYQDSNAPELVKFRKQYKLDSVGGNGDEISRFKNLLLWVHHVVSHDGNSNNPIHKNAVDLIDICKKENRGVNCRMMATVLRDTYQAMGFKSRTVTCMPKDTADFDCHVITVVWSETKNKWLWMDPTFNAYVSDAKGTLLNVEEVRAKLITGEPLVLNEDANWNNKTKKTKEDYLDYYMSKNLYWINCDVKNEWDVETRGIGKPLLEIVHLYPGGFTRIKGNKVISKSDITYATNNVADFWAKPGS; translated from the coding sequence ATGAGAAAAGTTGTTGCCGCGTTCCTGATGATAACTGGTATTGCCTTTTCAGCTTTTAGCCAGCCGGCAACTGTGTCTGCTGAACTTGAACAAGCTTACCGGGCTTCTTATCAATTGTTTATGGATGCTTATAAACAGAAGGATTATGTTACAGCGGAGACAGAACTTATTAAATTTCGTAACAAATTTATAGGTATGCCTGCGAGTATACAGCGTAATTATCCTGGTGTGATAGCTAATCAATATTATTGTCTTTCTTGTGTAAATGCCCTGAATGGCAATAAAAATAAAGCAATACTATATTTAGATAGTGCTGCCCGCAATGGTTACAGTAATTATAAAAATATGCTGACGGATACCGATCTGAATGGTTTGCGTGAGGAAAAGCGATTCAAAATAATATTACAGCAAATCAGAGAAAAAGGGGATTACGGTTATATTCTTCAAAAGTCTGGTGCTTATAATCGTAAAGATAAAAGGGTAGCGGTGAAATTTACTTATCAGGATTCGAATGCACCCGAGCTGGTTAAATTCAGAAAGCAATATAAACTGGATTCTGTAGGTGGAAATGGAGATGAAATCAGCAGGTTTAAAAATTTACTGTTGTGGGTACATCATGTGGTGAGCCATGATGGCAATTCTAATAATCCAATCCATAAAAATGCGGTTGATTTAATAGATATCTGCAAAAAAGAAAATAGAGGAGTGAATTGCAGAATGATGGCGACTGTGCTGAGAGATACCTACCAGGCTATGGGGTTTAAATCCAGAACGGTTACCTGCATGCCAAAGGACACTGCTGATTTTGATTGCCATGTTATCACAGTGGTCTGGTCTGAAACTAAAAATAAGTGGTTATGGATGGATCCTACGTTTAATGCTTATGTAAGTGATGCTAAAGGCACCCTGTTAAATGTAGAAGAAGTAAGAGCGAAACTGATCACAGGAGAGCCATTGGTTTTAAATGAGGATGCGAATTGGAATAACAAAACTAAGAAAACCAAAGAAGATTATCTGGATTATTACATGTCCAAGAACTTGTACTGGATCAATTGTGATGTTAAAAACGAATGGGATGTGGAGACCCGGGGAATTGGAAAACCGCTTCTGGAGATTGTCCATTTATATCCGGGTGGATTTACCAGGATTAAAGGAAATAAAGTGATTAGTAAAAGTGACATTACTTATGCAACTAATAATGTTGCTGATTTTTGGGCTAAACCGGGCAGCTAA
- a CDS encoding VOC family protein, with protein sequence MAAVNPYLNFDGNTEEVFNFYKSVFGGEFEMVSRFDTMPEEYRPDQSEINKIMHISLPIGGGSFLMGSDRPACYGPVNKGDHAYIAIKADSEEEATKLFNGLSAGGVVTMPLAKAFWGDFFGMFNDKFGVQWMISYAYDNK encoded by the coding sequence ATGGCAGCAGTCAACCCTTATTTAAACTTTGATGGTAATACCGAAGAAGTATTTAATTTCTATAAGTCCGTATTTGGCGGTGAATTCGAAATGGTTTCCAGATTTGATACTATGCCAGAAGAATACCGGCCTGATCAAAGCGAAATCAATAAGATTATGCATATTTCCTTACCAATTGGTGGTGGAAGTTTTTTGATGGGTAGTGACAGACCAGCGTGTTATGGGCCGGTCAACAAAGGTGACCATGCTTATATTGCCATCAAAGCAGACAGTGAAGAAGAAGCTACAAAATTATTCAACGGGCTTTCCGCAGGAGGCGTAGTGACCATGCCACTCGCAAAAGCTTTCTGGGGTGATTTCTTCGGAATGTTTAATGATAAGTTTGGCGTTCAATGGATGATCAGTTATGCATATGATAACAAATAG
- a CDS encoding RidA family protein, translating to MEKRSINPWKWQDERSYVQAVEVKNVESTLYVSGQTAISADGISSNEDMKSQLILALQNLEKVIGEAGYECKGIARLNIYTTATAELWPHFDIFQAWIAKHEVKPALTLLEVKSLFETLKVELEATVVK from the coding sequence ATGGAAAAAAGAAGTATTAATCCCTGGAAATGGCAGGATGAACGCAGTTATGTACAAGCTGTTGAAGTGAAAAATGTAGAGAGTACGCTTTATGTTTCAGGACAGACTGCGATCAGCGCTGATGGAATATCCAGTAATGAAGACATGAAGTCTCAATTAATTCTGGCTTTACAAAATCTGGAAAAGGTTATTGGTGAAGCCGGATATGAATGCAAGGGGATAGCCCGTTTAAATATATACACCACTGCGACAGCAGAGCTTTGGCCACATTTTGATATTTTTCAAGCCTGGATAGCTAAACATGAAGTTAAACCTGCACTCACTTTACTGGAAGTGAAAAGCCTTTTTGAAACTTTAAAGGTTGAACTGGAGGCTACAGTTGTAAAATAA
- a CDS encoding Crp/Fnr family transcriptional regulator: MYQSLREHIEKIISLSEDEFAFVCTHFSIKKFKKHQFLVQEGEEVKYSYFVISGLLKLVHTDETGKQRVVSFAMEDWWESDYYAYFTQTKATMSLECIEDTETLCLLLEDYKKLCDSLPKMQRFFLEKANFGFIGSQRRIISWLTSNSKERYEQLIKQYPSLIQRVPKSLLAAYLGVSRETLSRLSP, encoded by the coding sequence ATGTATCAGTCACTAAGGGAACATATAGAAAAAATTATATCACTTAGCGAGGATGAGTTTGCTTTTGTGTGTACTCATTTTAGTATTAAAAAGTTCAAAAAACATCAATTTCTGGTTCAGGAAGGGGAAGAGGTAAAGTATTCTTACTTTGTCATTTCCGGACTTCTGAAGTTGGTCCATACTGATGAAACAGGGAAGCAGCGTGTTGTTTCTTTTGCGATGGAAGATTGGTGGGAAAGTGATTATTATGCGTATTTCACTCAGACTAAAGCGACCATGTCGTTAGAGTGCATTGAAGATACGGAAACCTTATGCCTTTTACTTGAAGACTATAAAAAGCTATGTGATAGTTTGCCAAAAATGCAGCGGTTTTTCCTTGAAAAAGCGAATTTTGGTTTTATAGGATCGCAACGACGTATTATATCCTGGCTGACCTCTAATTCCAAAGAGCGTTATGAACAGTTAATTAAACAATACCCCTCACTTATTCAGCGTGTACCCAAGAGCCTTCTTGCTGCCTATCTGGGCGTTTCGCGCGAAACCTTAAGCAGGTTATCTCCTTAG
- a CDS encoding Rid family detoxifying hydrolase: MKKVLLILLFIYSFPMMAQQKDNLVQALPYSKVKSAKDFVFLSGQIGINSTTGLLVTSSFEAEVHQVMKNIASLLHEKGLTYSDLVNVTIYLKSMDNYAITNQVYRSYFTGDFPARVCMAVTDLPAKANIEIAATALNQINSSAENKQLIRRFLEEVRSGKNPDRAGLYMADTLLAHQLNAEAETTVTRTPQNYAEHVKEFLTLYGNFHFEITEIIAEGDRVYVRWKQTGKHLATIDGHPATGKPIIEIASAVYRLENGKIKEYWIQIDRLGFEKQL, from the coding sequence ATGAAAAAGGTATTACTCATCCTCTTATTTATTTATTCTTTCCCTATGATGGCGCAACAAAAAGATAACCTGGTTCAGGCATTACCTTACAGCAAAGTGAAATCTGCTAAAGATTTTGTTTTCCTGTCCGGACAGATAGGCATCAATAGTACTACCGGATTACTAGTAACCAGTAGTTTCGAGGCTGAAGTACATCAGGTAATGAAAAATATTGCAAGTTTACTTCATGAAAAGGGGTTAACTTACAGTGATTTGGTGAACGTTACTATTTATTTGAAAAGCATGGACAACTATGCCATAACTAATCAAGTGTACCGTAGTTATTTTACCGGAGATTTTCCAGCCAGAGTTTGTATGGCTGTTACTGATCTTCCTGCGAAAGCAAATATTGAAATTGCGGCTACGGCATTGAACCAAATTAACTCTTCTGCTGAAAACAAACAATTGATCAGGCGGTTCCTGGAGGAAGTACGTTCGGGTAAAAATCCTGATCGCGCCGGCTTATATATGGCTGATACTTTACTGGCGCATCAGCTGAATGCAGAGGCAGAAACAACGGTCACAAGAACACCGCAGAATTATGCTGAACACGTAAAAGAATTTCTGACTTTATACGGGAATTTTCATTTTGAAATCACTGAAATTATAGCAGAAGGTGACCGCGTTTATGTCCGGTGGAAACAAACTGGCAAACATTTAGCAACAATTGATGGGCATCCGGCAACGGGAAAACCAATAATTGAAATTGCAAGTGCAGTTTACAGGCTTGAAAATGGAAAGATTAAGGAGTATTGGATTCAGATTGACAGACTAGGATTCGAAAAACAATTATAA
- a CDS encoding LysR family transcriptional regulator: MDLRHLNYFLVLAEELHFGRAAERLHISQPPLSRMIQLIENDLGVLLFERTKRSVILTPAGQDFLQDARQMILQMQTVKKRLAIYGQGETGTLRIGYVGAVMHSNLPALLAEFAKSHPHINLQFEELPNHKLVHELNNGTLDAAFVRTWLHPEKLEEKLIVSEKFVAVLPVAHSLSSKNKISVHELANEQFITFTRECGPTIFDSFLVLCSNAGFTPQISHHASQLNSVLRLVESGFGISLLPENVAKGYALQLKFIPLENTEEAVPLIMLNRKENPNPALLHLQNHLVKSSSNEKEISEKLIGNHL, from the coding sequence ATGGATTTAAGACATTTGAATTATTTTCTGGTTTTAGCAGAAGAATTACATTTTGGAAGGGCTGCAGAAAGGCTACATATTTCACAGCCTCCATTGAGCAGAATGATTCAGCTGATAGAAAATGACCTGGGTGTATTACTTTTTGAACGGACTAAAAGAAGCGTTATACTCACCCCTGCCGGACAAGACTTTTTACAAGATGCCAGGCAAATGATTTTGCAGATGCAAACTGTAAAGAAACGACTGGCTATTTATGGTCAGGGAGAAACGGGTACGCTGAGAATTGGCTATGTAGGCGCAGTTATGCATAGTAACCTTCCTGCGTTGCTGGCAGAATTTGCAAAAAGTCATCCACACATTAATTTACAATTTGAGGAATTACCTAACCATAAATTAGTCCATGAATTAAATAATGGTACGCTGGATGCCGCTTTTGTAAGAACATGGCTGCATCCTGAAAAACTAGAAGAAAAACTGATTGTCTCAGAAAAATTCGTAGCTGTTTTACCCGTAGCACATTCACTATCCTCAAAAAATAAGATCTCTGTTCATGAACTGGCGAATGAACAATTTATCACATTCACGCGCGAATGTGGCCCTACTATATTTGATAGTTTTTTAGTTTTATGTTCAAATGCAGGGTTTACACCACAAATCTCACATCATGCTTCTCAGCTAAATTCGGTATTAAGATTAGTGGAAAGTGGTTTTGGCATTTCACTTTTACCTGAAAATGTAGCAAAGGGATATGCATTGCAACTAAAATTCATCCCACTGGAAAACACAGAAGAAGCTGTTCCGCTGATTATGCTCAATAGAAAAGAGAATCCGAATCCTGCATTACTGCATTTGCAGAATCACCTGGTTAAATCTTCGTCAAACGAAAAGGAAATTTCTGAAAAGCTGATCGGTAACCATCTTTAA
- a CDS encoding TolC family protein gives MKFTKYILSLCLLTGIVMNGQAQVDTLSLKSKISMLQFLNRVGKENLGYAAEKYNVNIAEAGIETAKIFPDPEFSAGVFDNQQVKLKLGQGVTLGLGTTIELGGKRKARISLAQSMTELNKALLLDYLRNLRADAALAYYTAIQQYELLQVQHYSYQMMKQLADADAIRYKLGAITETDARQSKLEASNLQNTVYQTEADWKNSLIKLSAYLGKKSADTLVMPDGDFEHLSRDINYQSLINNAQLIRADAVAALNNKIVADRTLALVKANRKVDLGVNAGLQFAGVSTNEIAPTPYHRTFNAGFSVPLKFSNHYKGDLKAAQFTIKQVGIQYEQVQQQIQVEVTQAYFNYTAAQKQVQQYKTGLLSEGKKILTAKMYSYKRGETSLLEVLNAQRTYNEVQQGFYESQSKYAAALIELERAAGIWDIK, from the coding sequence ATGAAATTTACGAAATACATTTTGTCCTTATGTCTGCTCACAGGCATAGTCATGAATGGACAAGCACAGGTAGATACCCTGTCTTTAAAATCAAAAATATCTATGCTTCAGTTCTTAAACCGTGTAGGCAAAGAAAACCTGGGTTATGCAGCAGAAAAGTACAATGTAAATATTGCAGAGGCCGGGATTGAAACAGCGAAGATCTTTCCTGATCCTGAATTTTCAGCAGGTGTATTTGATAACCAGCAAGTTAAATTGAAACTGGGGCAGGGGGTAACACTCGGGCTGGGAACGACCATTGAATTGGGCGGTAAAAGAAAGGCCCGGATTAGCCTTGCGCAAAGTATGACTGAATTAAATAAAGCATTATTGCTTGATTATTTAAGGAATCTGAGAGCTGATGCTGCTCTGGCTTATTATACTGCAATTCAACAGTACGAATTATTGCAGGTGCAACATTATTCTTATCAAATGATGAAACAACTGGCAGACGCAGATGCGATCCGTTATAAACTGGGTGCAATTACAGAAACAGATGCAAGACAATCCAAACTGGAAGCCAGCAATTTGCAAAATACTGTTTATCAGACTGAAGCAGACTGGAAAAATTCGCTGATTAAGCTAAGTGCTTATCTTGGTAAAAAGAGTGCAGATACTTTGGTGATGCCAGATGGAGATTTTGAGCACCTTTCGCGTGATATAAACTATCAATCCTTAATCAATAATGCGCAGCTCATCAGGGCAGATGCCGTAGCAGCCTTAAACAATAAAATTGTCGCAGACAGGACCCTGGCTTTGGTAAAAGCAAACCGGAAAGTTGATTTAGGAGTAAATGCGGGGCTACAGTTTGCTGGTGTTTCAACAAATGAAATAGCGCCAACGCCTTATCACCGTACTTTTAATGCCGGATTTAGTGTTCCGTTGAAATTCTCAAATCATTATAAAGGGGATTTAAAAGCTGCTCAGTTTACGATTAAGCAGGTGGGTATTCAATATGAACAAGTTCAGCAGCAGATTCAGGTTGAAGTAACACAGGCTTATTTTAATTATACTGCGGCTCAGAAACAGGTTCAGCAATATAAAACCGGGCTGCTGAGTGAAGGGAAGAAGATTCTGACGGCTAAAATGTACAGCTATAAACGTGGGGAAACTTCTCTGCTGGAAGTTTTGAACGCGCAAAGGACGTACAATGAAGTACAACAAGGGTTTTATGAATCACAATCGAAGTATGCAGCTGCACTGATTGAATTAGAACGTGCTGCGGGGATCTGGGATATTAAATAA
- a CDS encoding efflux RND transporter permease subunit: protein MKQLIFTAIKKRWLFAALFVLLAVFGFYSWKQLSIEAYPDIADVTSQVVTQVPGLAAEEVEQQISIPVERALNGLPGMHVMRSRSLFGLSLITMVFDDGVDDYWARQRIQERLTGLSLPFGATPGLDPLTSPTGEIYRYIIESKNHDLRKLTDLQNWTIIPKIKQVQGVADVANFGGITTQYQMEIDPDKLVQYQVALADVQTAISNNNANAGGSILNRGEQGYVVRGIGLVKDLAALGDVVVKSVNGVPVFVKDLGELKYGTLERKGVLGYTDRKVNYSDGIAGIVVMLKGQNPSVVLDGIHQAVAELNHGILPEGVTIRAYLDRTNLINTTLDTVSHTLLEGMGLVIVVLIVFLGSWRGALIVAITIPVALLVAFILMHFTKIPANLLSLGAIDFGIIVDGAIVMLETILKKREDHPDQELEEVSISQSALSVAKPVLFSTIIIITAYLPLFSFERVEKKLFTPMAFTVGYALLGALAVALLLIPGLAYAVYKKPGKIYHNMWLEKLTAWYERRLSKIMDKPKKVFMPLVLVLISAIVLSVIVGKDFLPPLDEGSIWLQVSLPPGVTLEKSREMSDALRSATMKHPEITYVNVQAGRNDQGTDYFTPSHFEVSVGLKPYKEWESGRNKAALVEDLSREYAAMPGYSVAFTQPMIDGVMDKISGAHSELVVKVFGNDFKETRRITENVVSTLRTVKGAVDIAIDQEPPLPQLQIRINRDAVAKYGLNISDVAELVEVAIGGKAVSQLFSGDRVYDVICRYKEKSRDTPEKIGNLMLTSSTGAKIPLSQIAEVKTDLGESSISREMNRRQLTVRLNLRGADLSSFLKDAQAKITQQVKYDHEKYKIEWGGQFENQNRAYAKLGVVVPLALAIMFLLLYGAFGKFRQAGLILSIVPLALFGGMLALNIRGMTLNVSSAVGFIALFGVAIQNGVILISHINELRKKGYDLLQAVLAGAKHRFRPVLMTATVAALGLLPASLATGIGSDVQRPLATVIVYGLFAATAITLFVLPALYYLLESKWGKNDFKPSEVAG from the coding sequence ATGAAGCAATTAATTTTTACTGCAATAAAAAAACGCTGGCTCTTTGCAGCTCTTTTTGTACTCCTGGCTGTATTCGGATTTTACTCCTGGAAACAACTTTCCATAGAAGCGTATCCGGATATTGCTGATGTAACTTCTCAGGTGGTTACCCAGGTGCCAGGCCTGGCTGCTGAAGAAGTAGAACAGCAAATTTCTATTCCTGTAGAGCGTGCACTCAACGGTTTACCCGGTATGCATGTGATGCGCAGCCGGAGTTTATTCGGTTTGTCGCTTATCACTATGGTCTTTGATGATGGTGTCGATGATTACTGGGCCAGACAGAGAATCCAGGAAAGGTTAACTGGTCTGAGTCTTCCTTTTGGGGCAACACCGGGACTTGATCCGCTGACCTCTCCGACCGGAGAAATCTACCGGTATATTATAGAAAGCAAAAATCATGATTTAAGGAAACTTACTGATTTACAGAACTGGACAATTATACCAAAGATTAAACAAGTACAGGGTGTGGCAGATGTGGCCAATTTTGGCGGGATCACCACACAGTACCAAATGGAGATTGATCCGGATAAATTAGTGCAATACCAGGTAGCACTTGCTGATGTGCAAACTGCCATCAGTAATAATAACGCCAATGCGGGGGGAAGTATTTTAAACCGCGGAGAACAGGGTTATGTAGTTCGGGGGATAGGTCTGGTTAAAGACTTGGCTGCCCTGGGTGATGTGGTTGTTAAATCTGTCAATGGTGTACCAGTATTTGTAAAAGATCTGGGCGAACTGAAATATGGTACACTGGAACGTAAAGGGGTATTGGGTTATACGGATCGCAAGGTGAATTATTCTGATGGGATTGCAGGAATTGTAGTGATGCTGAAAGGACAAAATCCTTCAGTAGTACTTGATGGAATTCATCAGGCGGTAGCAGAGCTGAACCATGGTATTTTACCTGAAGGAGTAACTATCCGTGCTTATCTGGACAGGACAAACTTAATCAATACCACGCTTGATACGGTTTCTCATACGCTTTTAGAGGGAATGGGGCTGGTTATCGTAGTATTAATTGTTTTCCTGGGAAGTTGGAGAGGTGCATTAATTGTCGCCATTACGATTCCTGTTGCTTTACTGGTTGCATTTATCCTGATGCACTTTACGAAGATTCCGGCAAACCTGCTTTCTTTGGGAGCCATAGATTTTGGGATTATTGTGGATGGTGCGATTGTGATGCTGGAAACCATCCTGAAAAAAAGGGAAGATCATCCTGATCAGGAATTAGAAGAGGTTTCTATTAGTCAGAGCGCTTTAAGCGTTGCCAAGCCTGTTTTATTTTCGACGATTATCATTATTACCGCTTACCTGCCTTTGTTCTCTTTTGAAAGAGTAGAGAAAAAACTATTTACACCCATGGCTTTTACTGTAGGTTATGCTTTGCTGGGTGCACTGGCTGTTGCATTGCTATTGATACCGGGACTTGCTTATGCTGTTTATAAGAAACCAGGCAAAATCTATCACAATATGTGGCTGGAAAAACTGACTGCATGGTATGAAAGGCGCTTGAGTAAGATCATGGACAAGCCAAAAAAGGTATTTATGCCTTTAGTTTTAGTGTTGATCAGCGCTATTGTCCTGTCTGTTATCGTTGGAAAAGACTTTTTACCACCATTAGATGAAGGTTCGATCTGGTTACAAGTATCGTTGCCTCCCGGGGTTACTTTAGAGAAGTCAAGAGAGATGAGTGATGCGCTTAGATCAGCAACCATGAAACACCCTGAAATCACTTATGTGAATGTCCAGGCAGGTCGTAATGACCAGGGAACGGATTATTTCACCCCTTCACATTTTGAAGTTTCCGTAGGACTAAAACCTTACAAGGAATGGGAAAGCGGCCGGAATAAAGCCGCTCTGGTTGAAGATTTGTCCAGAGAATATGCTGCTATGCCAGGTTATTCAGTAGCTTTTACGCAGCCAATGATTGACGGGGTAATGGACAAAATTTCGGGTGCACACAGTGAATTGGTAGTTAAAGTGTTTGGTAATGATTTTAAGGAAACCAGGAGAATTACTGAAAATGTGGTTTCTACTTTAAGAACAGTAAAAGGAGCTGTCGATATTGCAATTGATCAGGAACCTCCTCTGCCACAATTACAAATCAGGATAAACAGAGATGCTGTAGCCAAATACGGGCTGAATATTAGTGATGTAGCCGAACTGGTTGAAGTTGCTATAGGTGGTAAAGCGGTTTCACAGCTCTTTTCGGGCGACAGAGTTTATGATGTGATTTGCCGTTATAAAGAAAAAAGCCGGGATACACCTGAAAAAATAGGGAACCTGATGCTAACTTCATCAACGGGAGCAAAGATTCCTTTATCACAGATTGCTGAAGTGAAAACTGATCTGGGCGAAAGCTCTATTTCCAGGGAAATGAACCGCAGACAGCTGACTGTCAGGTTAAACTTAAGAGGAGCAGATTTAAGTTCATTTTTGAAAGATGCACAGGCAAAGATTACACAGCAGGTTAAATATGATCATGAAAAGTATAAAATAGAGTGGGGCGGCCAGTTTGAAAATCAAAACCGTGCTTACGCTAAACTAGGAGTTGTTGTGCCTTTAGCCTTAGCCATTATGTTTTTATTACTTTATGGCGCGTTTGGAAAGTTCAGACAGGCAGGTTTGATTTTAAGCATTGTTCCGCTCGCTTTATTTGGTGGGATGTTAGCTTTGAATATCAGAGGAATGACACTGAATGTTTCTTCAGCAGTAGGTTTTATCGCACTATTTGGTGTCGCTATTCAAAATGGTGTGATTCTGATTTCCCATATCAACGAATTGCGTAAAAAAGGATATGATTTACTCCAGGCAGTTTTAGCTGGTGCAAAACATCGCTTCCGGCCTGTTCTGATGACTGCAACAGTAGCGGCATTAGGTCTTTTGCCTGCTTCTTTAGCTACAGGTATAGGCTCTGACGTTCAAAGACCACTGGCTACAGTGATCGTTTATGGCTTGTTTGCTGCAACAGCAATTACATTGTTCGTTTTACCAGCACTTTATTATCTGCTGGAAAGTAAATGGGGCAAGAATGATTTTAAACCATCGGAAGTGGCTGGTTAA